The Streptomyces griseiscabiei genome includes a window with the following:
- the hpt gene encoding hypoxanthine phosphoribosyltransferase — protein MRVDAKDMGTDLKEVLITKEEIDAKLVELAAKIDAEYAGKDLLIVGVLKGAVMVMADLARALSTPVTMDWMAVSSYGAGTQSSGVVRILKDLDTDIKGKHVLIVEDIIDSGLTLSWLISNLGSREPESLKICTLLRKPDAAKVAIDVEWVGFDIPNEFVVGYGLDFAEKYRNLPFVGTLAPHVYGG, from the coding sequence ATGCGGGTGGACGCGAAAGACATGGGCACCGACCTCAAAGAGGTGCTCATCACCAAGGAAGAGATCGACGCGAAGCTGGTCGAGCTGGCCGCGAAGATCGACGCGGAGTACGCGGGCAAGGACCTGCTGATCGTCGGAGTCCTCAAGGGCGCGGTGATGGTCATGGCGGACCTCGCCCGGGCGCTGTCCACCCCGGTCACGATGGACTGGATGGCCGTGTCCTCCTACGGAGCGGGCACCCAGTCCTCGGGTGTGGTGCGGATCCTCAAGGACCTCGACACCGACATCAAGGGCAAGCACGTCCTGATCGTCGAGGACATCATCGACTCGGGGCTGACGCTGTCCTGGCTGATCTCCAACCTCGGCTCCCGTGAGCCCGAGTCCCTGAAGATCTGCACGCTGCTGCGCAAGCCCGACGCCGCCAAGGTCGCCATCGACGTGGAGTGGGTCGGCTTCGACATCCCCAACGAGTTCGTCGTGGGGTACGGCCTCGACTTCGCCGAGAAGTACCGCAACCTCCCGTTCGTCGGTACGCTCGCGCCCCACGTCTACGGCGGTTGA
- the ftsH gene encoding ATP-dependent zinc metalloprotease FtsH, which translates to MDVKRYFRGPVMWIVLAVLAVVVLMQVVGSSGGYKTVDTGQVVQAINDNKVKEAKLTTGEEQLLKVQLKDGQKIEGSSKIQASYIGDQGVTLANTLQDKFQNKQIPDGYTVSPTKQNAFVGILLSLLPFVLIVVVFLFLMNQMQGGGSRVMQFGKSKAKLITKDTPKTTFADVAGADEAVEELHEIKEFLQEPAKFQAVGAKIPKGVLLYGPPGTGKTLLARAVAGEAGVPFYSISGSDFVEMFVGVGASRVRDLFEQAKANAPAIVFVDEIDAVGRHRGAGLGGGHDEREQTLNQLLVEMDGFDVKGGVILIAATNRPDILDPALLRPGRFDRQIAVDRPDMQGRLEILKVHQKGKPVAPDVDLGAVARRTPGMTGADLSNVLNEAALLTARSDKKLIDNHMLDEAIDRVIAGPQKRTRIMSDKEKKITAYHEGGHALVAAASPNSDPVHKITILSRGRALGYTMVLPDEDKYSTTRNEMLDQLGYMMGGRAAEELVFHDPTTGAANDIEKATGLARAMVTQYGMTERLGAIKFGGDNTEPFLGREMAHQRDYSEEVAALVDEEVKKLIENAHNEAWEILVENRDVLDNLVLQLLEKETLGKEQIAEIFSAIVKRPARPAWTGSSRRTPSTRPPVLSPRELALTNGANGATPAITTKAPVDATPEESPES; encoded by the coding sequence ATGGACGTGAAGCGATACTTCCGTGGGCCAGTCATGTGGATCGTGCTGGCCGTCCTTGCCGTGGTCGTGTTGATGCAGGTCGTCGGCTCGTCCGGCGGCTACAAGACGGTGGACACCGGCCAGGTGGTCCAGGCGATCAATGACAACAAGGTCAAAGAAGCCAAACTGACCACCGGCGAAGAGCAGCTCCTCAAGGTGCAGCTCAAGGACGGCCAGAAGATCGAGGGCAGCTCGAAGATCCAGGCGAGCTACATCGGCGACCAGGGCGTCACCCTCGCCAACACCCTGCAGGACAAGTTCCAGAACAAGCAGATCCCCGACGGCTACACGGTCTCCCCGACCAAGCAGAACGCTTTCGTCGGCATCCTGCTGTCTCTGCTCCCCTTCGTCCTGATCGTGGTCGTCTTCCTGTTCCTGATGAACCAGATGCAGGGCGGCGGCTCCCGGGTCATGCAGTTCGGGAAGTCCAAGGCCAAGCTCATCACCAAGGACACCCCGAAGACGACGTTCGCGGACGTCGCCGGTGCGGACGAGGCCGTCGAGGAACTCCACGAGATCAAGGAGTTCCTGCAGGAGCCGGCCAAGTTCCAGGCCGTCGGCGCCAAGATCCCGAAGGGTGTGCTGCTCTACGGCCCGCCCGGTACGGGCAAGACGCTGCTGGCGCGTGCCGTCGCCGGCGAGGCGGGCGTCCCCTTCTACTCGATCTCCGGTTCCGACTTCGTCGAGATGTTCGTCGGTGTCGGTGCCTCCCGGGTCCGTGACCTGTTCGAGCAGGCCAAGGCGAACGCCCCGGCGATCGTCTTCGTCGACGAGATCGACGCGGTCGGCCGCCACCGCGGCGCCGGCCTCGGCGGTGGTCACGACGAGCGCGAGCAGACGCTGAACCAGCTGCTCGTCGAGATGGACGGCTTCGACGTCAAGGGCGGTGTGATCCTCATCGCCGCGACGAACCGCCCGGACATCCTCGACCCGGCGCTGCTGCGCCCGGGCCGCTTCGACCGTCAGATCGCCGTGGACCGCCCGGACATGCAGGGCCGTCTGGAGATCCTCAAGGTCCACCAGAAGGGCAAGCCGGTCGCGCCCGACGTCGACCTCGGCGCCGTCGCCCGCCGCACCCCCGGTATGACGGGTGCCGATCTCTCCAACGTCCTGAACGAGGCCGCGCTCCTGACGGCCCGCAGCGACAAGAAGCTGATCGACAACCACATGCTGGACGAGGCGATCGACCGTGTGATCGCGGGCCCGCAGAAGCGGACCCGGATCATGTCCGACAAGGAGAAGAAGATCACCGCGTACCACGAGGGCGGACACGCCCTGGTCGCGGCGGCCTCACCGAACTCCGACCCGGTCCACAAGATCACCATCCTGTCCAGAGGGCGCGCCCTCGGGTACACGATGGTCCTGCCGGACGAGGACAAGTACTCGACCACCCGTAACGAGATGCTCGACCAGCTCGGCTACATGATGGGTGGCCGCGCCGCCGAGGAACTGGTCTTCCACGACCCGACCACCGGCGCCGCGAACGACATCGAGAAGGCCACCGGTCTGGCCCGCGCGATGGTCACGCAGTACGGCATGACCGAGCGTCTCGGCGCCATCAAGTTCGGCGGCGACAACACCGAGCCGTTCCTCGGACGTGAGATGGCTCACCAGCGTGACTACTCGGAAGAGGTCGCCGCGCTGGTGGACGAGGAAGTCAAGAAGCTCATCGAGAACGCGCACAACGAGGCCTGGGAGATCCTGGTCGAGAACCGCGACGTCCTCGACAACCTGGTGCTTCAGCTGCTGGAGAAGGAGACGCTGGGCAAGGAGCAGATCGCCGAGATCTTCTCCGCCATCGTCAAGCGTCCGGCCCGGCCCGCCTGGACCGGCTCCTCCCGCCGCACCCCCTCCACCCGTCCGCCGGTGCTCTCCCCCCGGGAGCTGGCACTGACGAACGGCGCGAACGGCGCGACGCCGGCGATCACCACCAAGGCGCCCGTCGACGCGACGCCGGAGGAGAGCCCGGAGAGCTGA
- the folE gene encoding GTP cyclohydrolase I FolE: MTDPVTLDGDGTVGEFDEKRAENAVRELLIAVGEDPDREGLRETPARVARAYKEIFAGLWQRPESVLTTTFDLGHDEMVLVKDIEVYSTCEHHLVPFRGVAHVGYIPSTSGKITGLSKLARLVDVYARRPQVQERMTTQIADSLMEILEPRGVIVVVECEHMCMSMRGIRKPGAKTITSAVRGQLRDAATRNEAMSLIMAH; the protein is encoded by the coding sequence ATGACCGATCCCGTGACACTGGACGGTGACGGCACCGTCGGCGAGTTCGACGAGAAGAGAGCCGAGAACGCCGTACGGGAGCTGCTGATCGCGGTCGGTGAGGACCCCGACCGGGAGGGGCTCAGGGAGACACCGGCGCGGGTGGCGCGGGCGTACAAGGAGATCTTCGCGGGACTGTGGCAGCGGCCGGAGTCCGTGCTGACCACGACGTTCGACCTCGGGCACGACGAGATGGTGCTGGTGAAGGACATCGAGGTGTACAGCACCTGCGAACACCATCTGGTGCCGTTCCGGGGCGTCGCCCATGTCGGGTACATCCCGTCCACCAGCGGAAAGATCACCGGTCTGTCGAAGCTGGCACGGCTCGTGGACGTCTACGCCCGGCGCCCGCAGGTCCAGGAGCGGATGACGACGCAGATCGCCGACTCGCTGATGGAGATCCTGGAGCCGCGCGGGGTGATCGTGGTCGTGGAGTGCGAGCACATGTGCATGTCGATGCGGGGCATCCGCAAGCCCGGCGCCAAGACCATAACGTCGGCGGTGCGCGGCCAGCTCAGGGACGCGGCGACCCGGAACGAGGCGATGAGCCTCATCATGGCCCACTGA
- the folP gene encoding dihydropteroate synthase, with translation MSKQNRRGQVAGMPGWDRCAVMGVVNVTPDSFSDGGRWFDTTAAVKHGLDMVAEGADLVDVGGESTRPGATRVDEAEELKRVVPVVRGLASEGVVVSVDTVRAVVAEQALAAGATLVNDVSGGLADPAMIPVVADAGAPFVVMHWRGFMQGGANVKGVYEDVVAEVLDELRVRVEAVLEGGVAADRVIVDPGLGFSKDAEHDLALLARLDRLHGLGRPLLVAASRKRFLGRVLAGPEGAPPPARERDAATAAVSALAAQQGAWAVRVHEVRATADAVRVARAIEGARER, from the coding sequence ATGAGCAAGCAGAACCGGCGCGGCCAGGTGGCCGGAATGCCCGGGTGGGACCGTTGCGCGGTCATGGGAGTCGTCAATGTCACCCCGGACTCCTTCTCCGACGGCGGTCGCTGGTTCGACACCACGGCCGCGGTCAAGCACGGCCTGGACATGGTCGCGGAGGGCGCGGACCTGGTGGACGTGGGCGGTGAGTCGACCCGCCCCGGGGCCACCCGCGTCGACGAGGCCGAGGAGCTCAAGCGGGTCGTCCCCGTCGTGCGGGGGCTGGCCTCCGAGGGCGTGGTCGTCTCCGTGGACACCGTGCGCGCCGTCGTCGCCGAGCAGGCGCTCGCGGCGGGCGCCACCCTCGTCAACGACGTCAGCGGCGGCCTCGCCGACCCCGCGATGATCCCGGTGGTCGCCGACGCGGGCGCCCCCTTCGTGGTGATGCACTGGCGGGGCTTCATGCAGGGCGGCGCCAACGTCAAGGGCGTCTACGAGGACGTCGTCGCCGAGGTGCTGGACGAACTGCGTGTGCGGGTGGAGGCGGTGCTGGAGGGCGGTGTCGCGGCGGACCGGGTGATCGTCGACCCGGGCCTCGGCTTCTCCAAGGACGCCGAGCACGACCTCGCCCTGCTCGCCCGGCTCGACCGGCTGCACGGCCTCGGCCGGCCCCTGCTGGTCGCCGCCTCCCGCAAGCGGTTCCTCGGCCGGGTCCTGGCGGGGCCGGAGGGCGCCCCGCCGCCCGCCCGGGAACGGGACGCCGCCACGGCCGCCGTGTCGGCCCTGGCCGCCCAGCAGGGCGCCTGGGCGGTCCGGGTGCACGAGGTCCGCGCCACCGCCGACGCGGTCCG